The proteins below come from a single Agrobacterium vitis genomic window:
- a CDS encoding LysR family transcriptional regulator produces MDLLELKAFVFAVQTGSITQAAFQLGRVQSSVSLRIKQLETELGVELLSRDRGGVRTTARGQILYDYATRILALAQEAKGEVMSPNTGEIVRLGTIETISPDCIDSLVRLLSGFDGMGVDVYVDGALSLVESLREGRIHAAIVGAGFAPPECIRIPLYGEAMVLISSLNYPRIDLVNQIANEIFLVCKKESACTRHLAMLFMEGGFQPARISECGSFSILMSSVVRGMGIALVPLSAVLGSAHEKQVLIHPLSGHFSTFQVEFVCPQPKGRPILERLIEKISQEFVVQKPN; encoded by the coding sequence ATGGATCTTTTAGAGTTGAAGGCTTTTGTTTTTGCAGTACAAACCGGCAGTATCACTCAAGCCGCCTTCCAGCTTGGGCGTGTTCAATCGAGTGTCTCACTGCGTATCAAGCAATTGGAGACAGAGCTTGGCGTCGAATTGTTGAGCAGGGACAGAGGCGGCGTACGAACGACAGCAAGAGGCCAGATACTCTATGATTACGCCACGCGAATTCTGGCTCTTGCCCAGGAAGCCAAAGGCGAAGTGATGTCACCAAATACAGGCGAAATTGTTCGGCTTGGAACGATCGAAACAATTTCGCCCGATTGCATCGACTCGCTGGTCAGATTGCTGTCCGGCTTCGACGGCATGGGTGTGGATGTTTATGTAGATGGTGCTCTTTCACTTGTGGAAAGTCTTCGCGAAGGGCGCATTCATGCCGCCATTGTCGGCGCCGGGTTTGCCCCGCCTGAGTGCATACGTATCCCGCTTTATGGAGAGGCAATGGTGTTGATTTCATCGTTAAACTATCCGCGGATTGATCTCGTCAACCAGATCGCCAACGAGATTTTTCTCGTCTGCAAAAAGGAAAGCGCCTGTACTCGGCATCTCGCCATGCTTTTCATGGAGGGGGGCTTCCAGCCAGCCCGTATTTCAGAATGCGGATCTTTCAGCATCCTGATGTCCAGCGTGGTGCGCGGTATGGGGATTGCGCTCGTACCACTGTCAGCAGTGCTGGGCTCCGCGCATGAGAAACAGGTCCTTATCCATCCACTCAGCGGGCATTTCTCCACATTTCAGGTCGAGTTCGTCTGCCCACAACCCAAAGGGCGCCCAATCCTGGAACGACTTATCGAGAAAATTTCCCAGGAGTTCGTGGTACAGAAACCAAATTAG
- a CDS encoding HlyD family type I secretion periplasmic adaptor subunit codes for MNVSLKRSQGAVTLLRRTDKPVRTDQEFLAPALEILETPPSPVRMALIVIITALFAVAITWAAVGKIDIVATAQGKIEPTLKVKIVQPLATGKVSDVLVQNGDHVSKDQVLVRLDDSSAASQYDDLSEQLAASKAEVARRSAAIETISSRNWPLGGTTHITVGWPDGISVALQHREQSVLDSDMEQLAAQLSLIDSQIDQKTIDSNAFAATVAAQESLVSTLKKLTFMRETLSQNNAMSTADWLNALQEEEKEQVSLQSDINEKLDADANIAVLKRQAVSTTQSFIADYAQKLEAADEQVQELTQQVREAKAQLDDMTLRSPVDGTIEASTLTSIGQVLTSGSEVLRVVPEGSHLDIQAYITNDEIGFVQVGQAATIKVTAFPYTQYGTISGTVLQVGKDAVSASQAQADLADSSYTMTTTASGSTSQSADTLVFPVIVQLDKNFIGTAERSAYVSPGMSVSVDINTGDRTILDYLFAPLVDVTSSALHER; via the coding sequence ATGAATGTTTCGCTGAAGCGATCTCAAGGAGCAGTCACGCTGCTGCGCAGAACCGATAAACCAGTCAGGACGGACCAGGAATTTCTTGCACCGGCTCTCGAGATCTTGGAGACCCCGCCCTCGCCTGTGAGAATGGCGCTTATCGTGATCATCACTGCTTTGTTTGCGGTCGCCATCACTTGGGCAGCGGTTGGTAAAATCGATATTGTCGCAACGGCGCAAGGCAAAATCGAGCCAACGCTTAAGGTAAAGATCGTTCAACCTCTGGCCACCGGTAAAGTGTCCGACGTTCTGGTGCAAAATGGCGACCACGTCTCCAAGGACCAAGTTCTCGTGCGTCTAGATGACTCGTCGGCTGCATCTCAGTATGACGATTTGTCGGAGCAATTGGCCGCCAGCAAAGCCGAAGTCGCTCGACGTAGTGCCGCTATTGAGACTATTTCGTCACGAAATTGGCCGCTTGGCGGAACGACACATATCACTGTTGGTTGGCCCGACGGCATATCGGTTGCGTTGCAACACCGGGAACAAAGTGTCCTTGACAGCGACATGGAACAACTCGCCGCGCAACTATCCCTCATTGATAGTCAAATTGATCAGAAAACGATCGACTCCAATGCGTTCGCTGCAACGGTTGCCGCCCAAGAGAGCCTCGTGTCAACACTAAAGAAGCTGACATTTATGCGCGAGACGCTGTCTCAGAACAACGCCATGTCGACTGCGGATTGGCTGAACGCTTTGCAAGAAGAAGAGAAGGAACAGGTTTCCTTGCAAAGCGACATCAATGAAAAGCTTGATGCCGACGCAAACATCGCAGTCCTCAAGCGACAAGCCGTATCGACGACCCAATCGTTCATTGCCGATTATGCCCAGAAACTGGAGGCGGCGGACGAACAGGTCCAGGAACTGACACAACAGGTTCGTGAAGCCAAGGCCCAACTCGATGATATGACGTTGCGTAGCCCGGTCGATGGTACGATTGAAGCATCGACACTCACATCGATCGGGCAGGTGCTGACCAGCGGATCAGAGGTGTTGCGCGTTGTTCCCGAGGGAAGCCATCTCGATATTCAGGCATACATCACCAATGATGAGATCGGGTTCGTTCAGGTCGGACAAGCAGCTACCATCAAGGTCACTGCGTTCCCTTATACGCAGTACGGCACGATCAGTGGAACTGTCCTTCAGGTTGGCAAGGATGCCGTATCGGCCTCTCAAGCCCAAGCGGATCTCGCAGATTCCTCCTATACAATGACCACGACGGCATCAGGGAGCACGTCTCAATCCGCGGATACGCTTGTATTTCCCGTCATCGTCCAGTTGGACAAGAATTTCATCGGAACCGCAGAGCGCAGCGCCTACGTGTCGCCTGGCATGTCGGTGTCAGTCGACATCAATACAGGTGACAGGACTATTCTCGATTATCTTTTCGCGCCCCTTGTCGATGTCACAAGCTCGGCCCTGCATGAACGCTGA
- a CDS encoding IS6 family transposase, protein MTRSSHDPLYRRHRFPAEVIAHAVWLYFRFPLSLRMVEDLLAARGIIVSHQTVRLWAEKFGRHFANDIRKRSAGRLGDKWHLDEVVITIGGRKHWLWRAVDQDGFVLDVLVQSRRNTKAVKRLMRKLLKAQGRAPRVMITDKLRSYGAAKRKVMPGVEHRSHKGLNNRAENSHQPVRRREKIMKRFKSARHLQRFVSIHDPIANLFNVPRHDIPSAHHRELRTEAMQAWHQIARLHAA, encoded by the coding sequence ATGACCAGATCCAGCCATGATCCCCTTTATCGTCGCCACCGATTTCCCGCCGAGGTGATTGCCCATGCAGTTTGGCTGTATTTCCGGTTTCCGCTGAGCCTGCGGATGGTCGAGGATCTGCTGGCAGCGCGTGGCATCATCGTCTCTCATCAAACCGTGCGGCTCTGGGCGGAGAAATTCGGTAGACATTTTGCCAACGATATCCGCAAGCGATCTGCCGGCAGGCTCGGGGACAAATGGCATCTCGATGAGGTTGTCATCACCATCGGTGGAAGGAAACACTGGCTTTGGCGCGCCGTTGATCAGGATGGCTTTGTTCTCGACGTGCTGGTGCAAAGCCGCCGCAATACCAAGGCGGTAAAACGTTTGATGCGCAAGCTCCTGAAAGCCCAAGGCCGCGCCCCGCGTGTGATGATTACCGACAAGCTTCGGTCCTACGGTGCGGCAAAGCGGAAGGTCATGCCCGGCGTTGAGCATCGTTCTCACAAGGGATTGAACAATCGGGCGGAAAACTCGCATCAGCCCGTCCGACGACGCGAGAAGATCATGAAGCGCTTCAAGTCAGCACGACATCTTCAGCGTTTCGTTTCCATCCATGACCCCATCGCCAACCTCTTTAACGTTCCCCGACACGATATCCCATCCGCCCACCATCGCGAACTGCGAACCGAAGCCATGCAAGCATGGCACCAAATCGCGCGCCTTCACGCCGCATGA
- a CDS encoding IS6 family transposase — protein sequence MQTPDISFKRHRFAPQIVSHAVWLYMRFNLSLREVEEMLLERGIDLSYEPIRRWIAKFGPHIARNLLRRQARPGDVWHLDEVVVKCAGEKFWLWRAVDQHGTVLEEIVQKRRDKRAAKRLLVASMKRYGFVPKRIITDKLRSYGTAKADVAPGLNRWSHKGLNNRAENSHLPFRKRERTMQGHRSPGALQRFVAMHSATRNCFFVPSRRRAAQTIRYHRLEAFDAWKIAACIA from the coding sequence ATGCAGACACCCGATATCAGTTTCAAGCGTCACCGTTTTGCGCCGCAGATCGTTTCTCACGCGGTTTGGCTTTACATGCGGTTCAACCTGAGCCTTCGTGAAGTTGAGGAAATGCTACTCGAGCGTGGGATAGATCTTTCATATGAGCCGATCCGCCGTTGGATCGCCAAGTTCGGACCCCATATCGCCCGCAACTTGCTCAGACGGCAGGCCCGCCCCGGCGATGTTTGGCATCTGGACGAGGTTGTTGTGAAGTGCGCTGGAGAGAAGTTCTGGCTCTGGCGCGCAGTCGATCAGCATGGCACCGTTCTCGAAGAAATAGTACAGAAGCGGCGTGACAAAAGGGCGGCCAAGCGCCTGCTCGTGGCGTCGATGAAGCGCTATGGCTTTGTTCCCAAGCGGATCATCACTGATAAGCTGCGCTCCTACGGTACGGCAAAGGCGGATGTGGCTCCCGGCCTTAACCGTTGGTCGCACAAGGGGCTCAACAATCGGGCCGAGAACAGCCATCTGCCGTTTCGAAAACGAGAACGAACCATGCAGGGCCACCGATCGCCAGGAGCGTTGCAACGGTTCGTTGCCATGCACTCAGCCACCCGCAATTGCTTTTTTGTTCCCTCCCGCCGCCGCGCCGCACAAACAATTCGCTACCATCGCCTCGAAGCGTTTGATGCATGGAAAATTGCTGCCTGCATCGCTTAA
- a CDS encoding LysR family transcriptional regulator produces MSESASETCKNAPMLDWQDLRYFLAVAQHGSLTAAARVLGVDHATAGRRIAHLEATTGLKLIDRLPRATRLTVHGQSLAEAAKAMERGAEGVHRHLRGKSTGLSGSVVVSALPVISAFVIAPSLSQLRLNHPDLQVVLLASSSVASLEKGEADLSLGFVRPRAEGRIVREMGLLPLALYAASSLADMAIENQSFIGFEQSFGHIEQQRWLEDVAGSRPFALRTNDVVTQHQAARAGLGLALLPCLLGDADEGLVRVAVGRATPSRQLWLSVHADIRKSPAVRAVMDHLIETFK; encoded by the coding sequence TTGAGTGAATCGGCAAGCGAAACGTGCAAGAATGCACCAATGTTGGATTGGCAAGACCTTCGATATTTCCTCGCTGTCGCGCAGCACGGTTCTCTGACGGCCGCTGCCCGGGTGTTGGGTGTTGACCATGCCACGGCTGGCAGACGCATCGCGCATCTTGAAGCAACCACGGGGCTGAAGCTGATTGACCGTTTGCCACGTGCGACGCGTCTGACCGTGCATGGTCAATCTCTGGCTGAGGCCGCTAAGGCGATGGAGCGCGGCGCAGAGGGGGTTCATCGCCATTTGCGCGGCAAAAGCACGGGTCTGTCGGGAAGTGTGGTGGTCAGTGCGCTGCCAGTGATCAGCGCCTTTGTGATCGCACCCAGCCTGTCACAGCTGCGATTAAACCATCCCGATCTTCAAGTCGTCCTCTTGGCAAGCTCATCGGTTGCCTCCCTCGAAAAGGGGGAGGCTGATTTGTCTCTCGGCTTTGTCAGGCCACGGGCTGAAGGCCGTATCGTGCGCGAGATGGGACTTTTGCCGCTCGCTCTTTATGCGGCAAGCTCTCTTGCTGATATGGCCATCGAGAACCAAAGTTTTATTGGCTTTGAACAGAGCTTTGGCCATATTGAGCAGCAACGTTGGCTTGAAGACGTTGCCGGGTCGCGGCCTTTTGCGCTGCGAACAAACGACGTCGTGACGCAGCATCAGGCAGCCCGTGCGGGTCTGGGCCTGGCACTTCTGCCATGTTTGTTGGGAGATGCAGATGAGGGACTTGTCAGAGTGGCGGTGGGTCGAGCAACACCCTCTCGCCAGCTCTGGTTGTCCGTGCACGCAGATATCCGAAAATCACCGGCGGTGCGTGCCGTAATGGATCATTTGATCGAAACTTTCAAATAG
- a CDS encoding shikimate kinase gives MSFNSQPEKALLAALNGRCVVLIGMMGSGKTSVGRLLAARLGLDFADTDVEIEAAHRMTIPEIFAQHGESYFREGKQRVLARLLHEGAKVVAIGGGAFMNSDTRARIAEHAVSVWLKADFDILVRRLRRCSNRPLLQTPNPEGTLRQLIDDRYPTYALADVTVLSSDGPHEMVAVKTMQALLTFLNHSMQRG, from the coding sequence TTGTCTTTCAATTCTCAGCCGGAAAAGGCTCTCCTCGCCGCTCTCAACGGGCGCTGCGTTGTGCTCATCGGCATGATGGGCTCGGGCAAGACGTCGGTCGGCCGACTACTCGCGGCGCGGCTAGGGCTTGATTTTGCTGACACCGACGTCGAGATTGAAGCGGCGCACCGTATGACGATACCGGAAATTTTTGCCCAGCATGGCGAGTCCTATTTTCGTGAAGGCAAGCAAAGGGTACTGGCGCGTCTCTTGCACGAAGGGGCGAAAGTAGTGGCGATCGGCGGCGGTGCCTTTATGAATTCGGATACCCGCGCACGGATCGCGGAACATGCGGTCTCAGTATGGCTGAAGGCCGATTTTGACATTTTGGTCCGTCGTCTGCGTCGCTGCTCCAACCGACCGCTTCTGCAAACTCCTAATCCCGAAGGTACTCTCCGCCAATTGATAGATGACCGTTACCCAACTTACGCTTTGGCCGACGTGACGGTGTTGTCCAGTGACGGACCGCACGAAATGGTCGCGGTGAAAACGATGCAGGCTTTGCTGACCTTCTTGAATCACTCAATGCAGCGCGGATGA
- a CDS encoding helix-turn-helix domain-containing protein, with translation MATKRRFKSDISEAIHSSAAMLHKVGALDKATMRDFDARHLVMLSEIEPAQIKQLREANNVSQPVFARYLNTSESTVEKWETGAKRPSGMALKLLSVVQKHGLGVLA, from the coding sequence ATGGCGACAAAACGTAGGTTCAAGAGCGATATTTCTGAGGCGATCCATTCGTCTGCGGCGATGCTGCACAAGGTCGGGGCGCTCGACAAGGCGACGATGCGCGACTTCGACGCGCGTCACCTGGTCATGCTGAGCGAGATTGAGCCGGCTCAGATCAAGCAGCTCCGCGAGGCGAACAACGTCAGTCAACCGGTGTTCGCCCGCTACCTCAACACAAGCGAAAGCACGGTCGAGAAGTGGGAAACCGGTGCCAAACGACCGAGCGGCATGGCGCTCAAGCTGCTCTCCGTTGTCCAAAAGCACGGACTAGGGGTTCTTGCCTGA
- a CDS encoding type I secretion system permease/ATPase, which yields MNVDVFPEAVDSGLSALCGIAAFFRIAADPRHLQKELALTGRTADEDDLVRAAAMIGLKARTVTGLTEKRLNTVPVPTIACMSNGGFQVYAGKTTSGGYRVVDPITKIARELTIDALMAELGRKLVLVGLRVGGQGTDPRKFGLSWFLPSIWRYRKPIIHVLLASFFVQIFALVSPLFFQVVVDKVLTHKGYSTLIVLVVGLVIVGLFDVVLKYLRSYALSHTTNRIDIELGQRLFRHLLHLPLGYFETRPAGHTVARVRELETIRNFLTGQALFSVIDLFFTIVAIGVLSVYSVWLTLIVVASIPLYVLIALLVRPALRSKINEKFNRGAISQQFLVEAVVGIHTVKAGAVEPVMQAQWAERLAAYVRTSFDVTMLSAGGQNAIQYVSKISTALILLFGAKAVIDNDLTVGGLIAFNMIAGQVAQPILRLSQVWQDFQQVQISMDRLGDILNFPTEYAPKTALTLARPRGGIDIHDVTFRYRPGGPEILKSVSLSVRPGEIIGIVGSSGSGKSTLTKLVQRLYSPEQGQVLMDGTDISQLDPAWLRGQIGVVLQENLLFNRTIHENIAFANPALPRATVIAIANLAGADEFISKLPQGYDTQIEERGANLSGGQRQRIAIARALATNPPILIFDEATSALDYESERVIQNNMSKISQGRTVLIIAHRLAAVRPCHRIVGMRDGKIAEVGSHSELLAKPEGIYARLWALQNDPAGVS from the coding sequence TTGAACGTTGATGTTTTTCCGGAAGCCGTGGATTCCGGTCTGTCTGCTCTTTGCGGAATAGCCGCCTTCTTCAGGATCGCGGCGGATCCAAGGCATTTGCAAAAGGAACTCGCTCTGACAGGGCGGACTGCCGATGAAGACGATCTAGTACGCGCAGCTGCCATGATTGGTCTTAAAGCTCGCACCGTTACTGGGTTGACCGAAAAGCGCCTGAACACCGTTCCGGTCCCAACCATCGCCTGCATGAGCAATGGTGGCTTTCAGGTCTATGCGGGCAAGACGACGAGCGGTGGCTATCGTGTCGTTGACCCAATCACCAAGATCGCCCGCGAATTGACAATCGATGCTCTGATGGCCGAACTCGGACGGAAACTCGTCCTGGTCGGCCTGCGCGTCGGAGGACAAGGTACCGACCCCAGAAAATTCGGCCTGAGTTGGTTTCTGCCATCTATCTGGCGCTATCGCAAGCCGATCATCCACGTCCTGCTCGCTTCTTTCTTCGTTCAGATCTTCGCGCTGGTCTCGCCGCTCTTTTTTCAAGTCGTGGTAGACAAAGTTCTGACGCACAAGGGCTATTCGACACTCATTGTTCTGGTCGTTGGCCTGGTCATTGTGGGCCTATTCGATGTTGTGCTGAAGTATCTGCGCAGTTATGCCCTGTCGCACACCACCAATCGTATCGACATCGAACTCGGTCAGCGTCTCTTCCGCCATCTGTTACATCTGCCGCTCGGCTATTTCGAAACGCGGCCGGCCGGACATACCGTCGCAAGAGTGCGTGAGCTTGAAACCATCCGCAATTTCTTGACCGGGCAGGCTTTGTTCTCAGTCATCGACCTGTTCTTTACCATTGTCGCGATTGGCGTCTTGTCGGTTTACTCCGTTTGGCTGACGTTGATCGTCGTCGCTTCAATTCCCCTTTACGTGTTGATCGCCCTGCTCGTGCGTCCGGCACTGCGCAGCAAGATCAACGAAAAATTCAACCGAGGCGCCATAAGTCAGCAGTTCTTGGTTGAGGCTGTCGTCGGCATTCACACGGTCAAAGCCGGCGCTGTGGAGCCTGTTATGCAGGCGCAATGGGCCGAACGATTGGCGGCCTATGTTCGAACCAGCTTCGACGTGACGATGCTGAGTGCCGGCGGACAGAACGCAATTCAATATGTCAGTAAAATCTCAACCGCTCTTATCCTTTTGTTCGGCGCCAAGGCGGTTATCGATAATGATCTGACCGTGGGCGGTCTAATCGCCTTCAATATGATTGCGGGACAGGTCGCCCAGCCGATCCTGCGGCTGTCGCAAGTCTGGCAGGATTTTCAGCAGGTGCAGATCTCCATGGACAGGCTCGGGGATATCCTGAACTTTCCCACGGAATATGCGCCGAAAACAGCACTAACGCTTGCCAGGCCCCGAGGTGGCATCGACATCCATGACGTGACCTTCCGTTATCGTCCAGGTGGGCCAGAAATCCTAAAATCCGTCAGTCTCAGTGTCCGCCCAGGAGAAATCATAGGTATCGTCGGCTCGTCTGGCTCCGGAAAGTCCACACTGACAAAACTGGTTCAACGTCTTTATAGCCCTGAGCAGGGCCAAGTTCTTATGGATGGCACGGATATTTCCCAACTCGACCCCGCGTGGCTGAGGGGGCAGATTGGCGTTGTTCTACAGGAAAACCTGCTGTTCAACCGGACCATTCACGAAAATATCGCCTTTGCCAATCCGGCTCTGCCGCGCGCCACGGTGATTGCCATTGCCAACTTGGCAGGCGCCGATGAGTTCATCTCGAAGCTGCCACAGGGCTATGACACACAGATTGAGGAACGGGGAGCCAATCTATCTGGTGGGCAACGGCAGCGAATTGCAATTGCAAGAGCGCTCGCCACGAACCCACCGATCCTTATTTTCGATGAAGCCACCTCTGCGTTGGACTACGAAAGTGAGCGGGTGATTCAAAACAATATGAGCAAAATATCGCAAGGCAGAACAGTGCTGATCATCGCCCACCGGCTGGCGGCGGTGCGACCATGCCACCGCATCGTTGGGATGAGGGACGGCAAGATTGCCGAAGTAGGCAGTCATTCTGAGCTGCTCGCAAAACCTGAAGGAATCTATGCCAGGCTTTGGGCACTGCAAAACGATCCAGCAGGTGTGTCATGA
- a CDS encoding glutathione binding-like protein, which yields MLTLFYAAGASSMAAHILLHESGLPFKAERVDLMTKQWSGGDYNLINPKSYVPAMRLDDGDILTEGNVILTHIADQVPEKGLLARPGERQRERQMEWLNFIAAEIHKNFITRERHGGVAANFLSKTEEGQADTRVFVSPRLAYVDQWLEGRRFLLGDNLSAPDAYLYVMTTWARRLGFDLSVWPNLQAFSTRVSQIDSVVRTAEVEGPPHSLRPALPHVAAAE from the coding sequence ATGTTGACCTTGTTTTATGCCGCCGGTGCCAGTTCAATGGCTGCCCATATCCTGCTTCACGAATCTGGATTGCCCTTTAAAGCAGAAAGGGTGGATCTCATGACAAAGCAATGGTCAGGAGGAGATTACAACCTGATCAATCCAAAATCCTACGTTCCCGCCATGCGCTTGGACGATGGTGATATTCTGACAGAGGGCAATGTCATTCTCACCCACATCGCCGACCAGGTTCCCGAAAAGGGTTTGCTGGCGCGGCCCGGTGAAAGACAGCGCGAAAGGCAGATGGAATGGCTGAATTTCATTGCAGCTGAAATTCACAAGAATTTTATTACCCGTGAGCGCCACGGCGGCGTTGCCGCGAACTTCCTTTCCAAGACAGAGGAAGGACAGGCCGATACACGGGTGTTTGTCTCACCACGCCTTGCCTATGTTGATCAGTGGCTTGAGGGACGCCGCTTCCTGCTTGGAGACAACCTATCCGCGCCGGATGCATACCTGTATGTGATGACAACCTGGGCTCGTCGGCTTGGATTTGATCTGAGTGTCTGGCCAAACCTTCAGGCCTTTTCCACCCGCGTTTCTCAAATCGACTCGGTTGTTCGCACAGCGGAGGTGGAAGGCCCACCACACTCGCTGCGCCCAGCCCTGCCGCACGTGGCTGCTGCTGAATAA
- a CDS encoding IS5 family transposase, with the protein MPHKHNEDRRHKIPKQKFKVTNWAVYNESLRQRGDLTVWISVDAQSQWSAPRRTSRGGQPKYSDLAITMCLSLHVVYDQPLRQTQDMMRSIVKLMGVDIAVPDFSTLSRRGKGLVLPSRMPTTRPSGPVHLVVDSTGLKIFGEGEWLENKYKIKGKCRRWRKLHIGLDLVSGEIICSELTTDDVGDPTALAGLLDQIGSPVARFIADAAYDGSPTRHLLSTRLGEVIEVIIPPPKTAVASPQSTLDPSARDHHITEIEARGRMAWQGVVTLTGLQLPTFWVGVNFGDADTRYQFQASPFCAADRFSRGLALHAVQPEPS; encoded by the coding sequence ATGCCGCATAAGCACAATGAAGACCGTCGGCACAAGATACCCAAGCAGAAGTTTAAGGTTACAAACTGGGCGGTTTATAATGAAAGCCTTCGTCAGCGCGGTGATTTGACGGTCTGGATAAGCGTTGATGCGCAATCTCAATGGTCAGCGCCGCGCCGGACATCTCGAGGCGGCCAGCCGAAATATTCAGATCTGGCGATTACGATGTGCCTGAGCTTACATGTGGTTTACGATCAGCCTTTACGTCAAACCCAAGACATGATGCGCAGTATCGTGAAACTGATGGGCGTTGACATTGCCGTGCCAGATTTCTCCACCTTGTCACGCCGAGGCAAGGGGCTAGTATTGCCCTCAAGAATGCCCACAACCAGGCCATCGGGGCCGGTTCATCTGGTGGTGGACAGCACCGGACTGAAGATTTTCGGTGAGGGCGAATGGCTGGAAAACAAGTACAAAATCAAAGGCAAATGCAGAAGATGGCGAAAGCTCCACATTGGGCTTGATCTTGTCAGTGGCGAGATCATCTGCTCCGAACTGACCACAGATGATGTCGGTGATCCCACAGCCTTGGCTGGTCTTCTTGACCAGATTGGCAGCCCGGTTGCCAGGTTTATCGCTGATGCTGCCTATGACGGATCGCCAACCCGCCACCTTCTATCGACACGCCTTGGTGAGGTTATCGAGGTCATTATTCCTCCTCCCAAGACTGCCGTTGCTAGCCCGCAATCGACGCTTGATCCATCGGCGCGAGACCATCATATCACCGAAATCGAGGCCAGGGGCCGCATGGCCTGGCAGGGTGTTGTCACGTTAACTGGCTTGCAGTTGCCTACGTTTTGGGTTGGCGTAAATTTCGGCGATGCAGACACCCGATATCAGTTTCAAGCGTCACCGTTTTGCGCCGCAGATCGTTTCTCACGCGGTTTGGCTTTACATGCGGTTCAACCTGAGCCTTCGTGA